One genomic region from Clostridium saccharobutylicum DSM 13864 encodes:
- a CDS encoding DUF3656 domain-containing U32 family peptidase: MNKIELLAPAGSMESLIAAINNGANAVYLGGSKFSARAYASNFDNETMIKAVDYAHSYGVKVHITVNTLLKQSELQEALKYVGYLYEIGVDALIIQDTGLISLIKSVYPEFELHASTQITVHNGEGALYFREKGLHRIVLSRELSLDEIKYISKDLGIETEMFVHGALCVCYSGQCLMSSMIGGRSGNRGRCAQPCRMQYNLKGETLGERKAYLLSPKDTSFIEDIEDIIKSGTSSLKVEGRMKKPEYVAGVIRNYRKAIDKVEKHKKFDLNKGKNELAQLFNREGFAKAYLYKNVGKDMMSYNYPKNTGVYLGKVTDNNEVVLETNVGLGDGIRFNDDGFTLSKIICNGKEVNQASKGDKVKLFPIGGYKKGYRLFKMSDKRLYDDLKECVKPYKRKISIEGEVEFKVNSPLIITAKFNNKQYKVYGEMVEEATNKPLTKERVEEALKKSGEIPYKFDKIEFTYFDDGFIRIASINNLRRELFEKILKDTSIRRKRVQESIKPKSIKSNESLGLIYSCITKEQLSALMENNNVKNIALDIFFSRHKNALNKNDLKELLEQGKEEKNIYLRVPNIIKQEFTEILKVINEVSSYITGIITSNAGIIKIYRDKLFIISDYKLNIFNRESAEFYAEDVDIPCLSLELNRKEIKEVMKNMNCSVGINVYGKTELMVSEYCPIGSAFGNKSAKKDCNGECMKDKFVLVDRMNESFRVLTDNNCRSHILNSLPINLIEEIDELKSFNVNNFRIDFTDESYEEVKDVLNQINTGRKAENKVYTKGHYKRGVE; the protein is encoded by the coding sequence ATGAATAAAATTGAATTACTAGCTCCAGCAGGTAGTATGGAGAGTTTAATTGCAGCTATAAATAATGGCGCAAATGCGGTATATCTTGGGGGAAGTAAATTTTCTGCAAGAGCTTATGCTTCAAATTTTGATAATGAAACTATGATAAAAGCAGTGGACTATGCACATAGCTATGGAGTTAAGGTTCATATAACAGTGAATACACTTTTAAAACAAAGTGAGTTACAAGAAGCTTTGAAGTATGTTGGATATTTATATGAAATTGGAGTAGATGCATTAATAATTCAGGATACAGGACTTATTAGTTTGATAAAAAGTGTATATCCAGAATTTGAATTACATGCATCAACTCAAATAACAGTACATAATGGTGAAGGTGCCTTATATTTTAGAGAAAAAGGTTTGCATAGAATAGTCCTATCTAGAGAACTTTCTTTAGATGAAATTAAATATATATCAAAAGATTTAGGGATTGAAACAGAGATGTTTGTTCATGGAGCATTGTGTGTATGTTATTCAGGACAATGTTTAATGAGTTCTATGATCGGGGGAAGAAGTGGTAATAGAGGAAGATGTGCTCAGCCATGTAGAATGCAATATAATTTAAAAGGGGAAACTTTAGGGGAAAGAAAAGCTTATCTTTTAAGTCCAAAGGATACAAGTTTCATTGAAGATATAGAAGATATTATAAAAAGTGGAACTTCATCTTTAAAAGTTGAAGGTAGAATGAAAAAGCCAGAATATGTGGCTGGTGTTATTCGAAATTATAGAAAAGCCATAGATAAAGTAGAAAAGCATAAAAAGTTTGATTTAAATAAGGGGAAAAATGAATTAGCTCAATTGTTTAATAGGGAAGGTTTTGCTAAAGCATATCTATATAAAAATGTAGGAAAAGATATGATGAGTTATAATTATCCTAAAAATACAGGTGTATATTTAGGTAAAGTTACTGACAACAATGAAGTGGTGTTAGAAACGAATGTTGGATTAGGCGATGGAATAAGATTTAATGATGATGGATTCACTTTAAGCAAGATAATATGCAATGGCAAGGAAGTGAATCAAGCATCTAAAGGTGATAAGGTTAAATTATTCCCAATAGGTGGATATAAAAAAGGCTATAGATTATTTAAGATGTCTGATAAAAGATTATATGATGATTTGAAAGAGTGTGTAAAACCATATAAAAGAAAGATTTCTATTGAGGGAGAAGTTGAATTTAAAGTTAATTCACCACTAATTATTACAGCTAAGTTTAACAATAAACAATATAAAGTTTATGGAGAAATGGTAGAAGAGGCAACTAATAAGCCATTAACTAAAGAAAGAGTAGAGGAAGCTTTAAAGAAATCTGGTGAGATTCCTTATAAGTTCGATAAAATAGAATTTACATATTTTGATGATGGATTTATAAGAATAGCATCTATAAATAATTTGAGAAGAGAATTATTTGAAAAGATTTTAAAGGATACATCTATTAGGAGAAAAAGAGTTCAAGAATCTATAAAGCCTAAAAGTATAAAATCTAATGAAAGTTTAGGATTAATATATAGTTGTATTACAAAGGAACAATTATCTGCTTTAATGGAAAACAATAATGTCAAAAATATAGCCTTAGACATTTTTTTTAGCAGACATAAGAATGCTTTAAATAAAAATGATTTAAAGGAATTATTAGAACAAGGAAAAGAAGAAAAGAATATTTATTTAAGAGTACCTAATATAATAAAACAAGAATTTACTGAGATTTTAAAAGTAATTAATGAAGTAAGTTCATATATAACAGGGATAATAACGTCTAATGCCGGAATAATCAAAATATATAGAGACAAACTATTTATAATAAGTGACTATAAGTTAAATATTTTTAATAGAGAAAGTGCAGAATTCTATGCTGAAGATGTAGATATTCCATGTTTGAGTTTGGAATTAAACAGAAAAGAAATCAAAGAAGTAATGAAAAATATGAATTGTAGTGTTGGAATTAATGTTTATGGTAAAACTGAACTTATGGTTAGTGAATATTGTCCAATAGGAAGTGCATTTGGAAATAAGTCTGCTAAAAAAGATTGTAATGGTGAATGCATGAAGGATAAGTTTGTTTTAGTAGATAGAATGAATGAAAGTTTTAGAGTTTTAACAGATAACAATTGCAGAAGCCATATTTTAAATTCATTACCTATAAACTTAATTGAAGAAATAGACGAATTAAAGTCTTTCAATGTCAATAATTTTAGAATTGATTTTACGGACGAAAGTTATGAAGAAGTAAAAGATGTTTTAAATCAAATTAATACTGGTAGGAAAGCTGAAAATAAGGTTTATACTAAGGGGCATTATAAAAGAGGCGTAGAATAA
- a CDS encoding endonuclease MutS2: protein MNERSLRVLEFYKIKEKIKKYARTNAGKARIDALEPYNNLYEINNKLEETNEALEILITKGNPPLEGLFDIHEGIERAKKGGTLTPEQLLKVGGMLRASRNMKEFFQREEVEKAYERLEDLAYILVPVKSLENEIERSIVSEEEISDKASQTLYNIRRSLKEKNSSVREKISSIVKSNSKYLQDDLYTMRGDRYVLPVKSEYKSAVPGLVHDQSSTGATFFIEPMSLVNLNNEIRELVLKEKAEIDRILTALSLKVKDSGEQCLSNLKILIEFDFIFAKARYASKLNAVKPIVREDGIFNILSGRHPLIENDKVVPSDVYLGEDFDTLMITGPNTGGKTVTIKTVGLLHIMGLSGLLIPARDNSSIAFFNEVFAEIGDEQSIEQSLSTFSSHMTNIVEIMKHVDDKSLVLFDEIGSGTDPAEGAALAVSILETLRSRGAKLIATTHYSELKAYALKTDGVENASVEFDIETLRPTYRLLIGVPGKSNAFEISKRLGLVEGVIKRAKSYMSEENLQFENLIRDLQEKSIIAKRDAREAKILKEEAEQLKKRFEDKLERLEITRDKAYMDARREAKEIIANAKDEADEILKAMRDLEKMGISGGGRQRLEEERKKLKESLENKEKGLHKMKENEGEVITNIILGMEAFLPSLNQKVIVISMPDSRGEVQVEAGIMKINVKAKDLRKTVQTKAEKVRKKREVKLNLSNVESRVDLRGLDAEEACYKADKYLDDAYMANLGEVTIVHGKGTGILRKAINDMLKRHPHVKSYRLGVYGEGGDGVTMVELKA, encoded by the coding sequence ATGAATGAAAGATCTCTAAGAGTACTAGAATTTTATAAAATTAAAGAGAAAATTAAAAAATATGCACGTACAAATGCAGGTAAGGCGAGAATTGATGCTTTAGAGCCTTATAATAATTTGTATGAAATTAATAATAAATTAGAAGAAACTAATGAAGCACTGGAAATTCTAATTACAAAGGGAAATCCACCACTTGAAGGTCTTTTTGATATACATGAAGGAATAGAAAGGGCTAAAAAGGGTGGAACTTTAACACCAGAGCAGTTATTAAAAGTTGGAGGTATGCTTAGAGCTTCTAGAAATATGAAAGAGTTCTTTCAAAGAGAGGAAGTAGAAAAAGCTTATGAAAGACTTGAAGATTTAGCTTATATACTAGTTCCTGTAAAGAGTTTAGAAAATGAAATAGAAAGATCAATAGTGTCAGAAGAAGAAATTAGCGATAAAGCTAGCCAAACCCTATATAATATAAGAAGAAGTCTTAAGGAAAAGAATTCTTCAGTTAGAGAAAAGATAAGTTCTATAGTTAAAAGCAATTCAAAGTACTTACAGGATGACTTATATACTATGAGAGGAGATAGGTATGTACTTCCTGTAAAGTCAGAATATAAAAGTGCAGTTCCAGGACTTGTACATGATCAAAGCTCAACTGGAGCGACTTTCTTTATAGAACCTATGAGTTTAGTTAATTTAAATAATGAAATAAGGGAATTAGTACTTAAGGAAAAAGCGGAAATAGATAGAATACTTACAGCTCTTTCATTAAAGGTTAAAGATAGCGGAGAACAATGTTTAAGTAATTTAAAAATACTTATTGAGTTTGATTTTATATTTGCTAAGGCAAGATATGCATCTAAGTTAAATGCTGTAAAACCAATAGTTAGGGAAGATGGTATATTTAATATATTATCAGGAAGACATCCTTTAATTGAAAATGATAAAGTTGTGCCATCTGATGTTTATTTAGGTGAAGATTTTGATACACTTATGATAACAGGACCTAATACTGGTGGTAAGACTGTTACTATAAAAACTGTTGGACTTCTTCATATTATGGGATTAAGTGGACTTTTAATACCAGCTAGAGATAATTCGTCAATAGCTTTCTTTAATGAAGTTTTTGCTGAAATTGGAGATGAACAAAGCATAGAACAAAGTTTATCTACATTTTCATCTCATATGACAAACATTGTTGAAATTATGAAACATGTAGATGATAAATCATTAGTTCTTTTTGATGAAATTGGTTCAGGCACAGATCCTGCAGAGGGAGCAGCACTTGCAGTATCTATCTTAGAAACTTTAAGAAGTAGAGGTGCAAAATTAATTGCCACAACTCACTATAGTGAACTTAAGGCATATGCGTTAAAGACAGATGGTGTTGAGAATGCTTCTGTTGAATTTGATATAGAAACATTAAGACCAACATACAGATTACTTATTGGAGTGCCTGGTAAGTCTAATGCTTTCGAAATTTCTAAAAGATTAGGATTAGTAGAAGGTGTAATAAAAAGAGCTAAATCTTATATGTCAGAAGAAAATTTACAATTTGAAAATTTAATTAGAGATCTCCAAGAAAAGAGTATTATTGCTAAGAGAGATGCAAGAGAAGCTAAGATTCTTAAAGAAGAGGCGGAGCAACTTAAAAAGAGATTTGAAGATAAGCTGGAGAGATTAGAAATTACAAGAGACAAAGCTTATATGGATGCTAGACGAGAAGCAAAAGAAATTATAGCTAATGCAAAAGATGAAGCTGATGAAATCTTAAAGGCAATGAGAGACCTAGAGAAGATGGGAATTTCAGGTGGTGGAAGACAGAGACTTGAAGAAGAACGTAAAAAGCTTAAGGAAAGTTTAGAAAATAAAGAAAAAGGTCTTCATAAAATGAAAGAAAATGAGGGTGAAGTTATAACTAATATTATCCTTGGAATGGAAGCATTTTTACCTTCTCTAAATCAAAAAGTAATTGTTATTTCTATGCCAGACAGTAGAGGAGAAGTTCAAGTTGAAGCTGGTATAATGAAAATAAATGTTAAGGCAAAAGATTTAAGAAAAACTGTCCAAACAAAAGCTGAAAAAGTAAGAAAGAAGAGAGAAGTAAAGCTTAATTTAAGTAATGTAGAATCTAGAGTAGATTTAAGAGGATTGGATGCAGAAGAAGCATGTTATAAAGCAGATAAATATCTAGATGATGCTTACATGGCTAATTTAGGTGAAGTGACTATAGTACATGGTAAAGGAACTGGAATTCTTAGAAAAGCCATTAATGATATGCTTAAGAGACACCCACATGTTAAATCATATAGACTAGGTGTATATGGTGAAGGTGGAGATGGAGTTACTATGGTAGAGCTTAAAGCTTAA
- a CDS encoding DUF523 domain-containing protein, with product MYIISACLCGVNCKYNGKDNLNERCLKLFKEGKAVLVCPEQLGGLPTPRNPVELNSSVQEVVEGKGRALSNSGEDVTKQFLDGAYETLKIANQVGATNAILKEGSPSCGCNFVYDGTFTGNKIKGKGVTAYILEKEGINIFSDEDLEVDNNKLVYLNEYDREKARKRKLFRQSEQSEYEEEYFDLTENIADMSELPPRVEENVKKLMISLAHDLMGFEEVDEIAEATGLSIEEVQEILNEDE from the coding sequence ATGTATATAATAAGTGCATGCTTGTGCGGAGTTAATTGTAAATATAATGGAAAAGATAATTTAAATGAAAGATGTTTAAAATTATTTAAAGAAGGAAAAGCAGTTTTAGTATGTCCAGAACAATTAGGTGGATTACCTACGCCAAGAAATCCAGTAGAATTAAATTCTAGTGTACAAGAAGTTGTTGAAGGAAAAGGTAGAGCTTTAAGCAATTCAGGTGAAGATGTAACAAAACAATTTTTAGATGGAGCATATGAAACTTTAAAGATTGCAAACCAAGTAGGAGCAACTAATGCTATATTAAAAGAAGGAAGTCCTTCATGTGGATGCAATTTTGTATATGATGGAACATTTACGGGTAATAAAATTAAAGGTAAGGGAGTAACCGCGTACATATTAGAAAAAGAAGGTATAAATATATTTTCAGATGAAGATTTAGAAGTTGATAATAATAAGCTTGTATATCTTAATGAATATGATAGAGAAAAGGCTAGGAAGAGAAAGCTTTTTAGACAAAGTGAACAATCAGAATATGAAGAAGAGTATTTTGATTTGACTGAAAATATAGCGGACATGTCAGAATTACCGCCAAGAGTTGAAGAAAATGTTAAGAAACTTATGATTTCACTAGCGCATGATTTAATGGGATTTGAGGAAGTAGATGAAATTGCTGAAGCAACTGGATTAAGTATTGAAGAAGTTCAAGAAATACTTAATGAAGATGAATAA
- a CDS encoding exonuclease SbcCD subunit D, whose amino-acid sequence MRILHTADWHLGKNLEGQSRMDEQEQFLNDFVDIVQENNIDLIMIAGDIYDNPNPPARAEKMFYDTLKRISKNGERLTLVISGNHDNPDRLVAAGPLARDHGIIMVGTPKTVVPCGQYGKHKVLDSGEGFIEIEVNGERSVILTVPYPSEKRLNEVLYDGMDEEEEKVKSYSDRIFLLFNSLKQHYREDTINLAIAHLFTMGSEEGGSERSIQLGGSYIVDGECFPKESQYVALGHVHKPQVVPGTQKRIRYCGSPIHYNKKEISFEKKCFIVDAKVNEECEIREISLKVYKPIEVWKCNSIEEAILMCEENKDKECWVYLEVKTDRYIREDEIKQMKEFKKDILEIMPKVKGLSMDDSEGLNLSEKSFEDIFKEFYEKERKVEPDEEVVDLLLSIVSEESALDETN is encoded by the coding sequence TTGAGAATATTACATACAGCAGATTGGCATTTAGGAAAAAATTTAGAAGGACAAAGCAGAATGGATGAACAGGAACAATTCTTGAATGACTTTGTAGATATTGTTCAAGAAAACAATATAGATTTAATAATGATTGCAGGAGATATTTATGATAATCCCAATCCTCCAGCGAGAGCTGAAAAGATGTTTTATGATACTTTAAAGAGAATATCTAAAAATGGAGAGAGACTTACTTTAGTTATATCCGGAAATCATGATAATCCAGATAGATTAGTTGCAGCAGGACCACTTGCTCGTGACCATGGAATTATTATGGTTGGAACTCCTAAAACTGTAGTTCCTTGTGGACAATATGGTAAACATAAAGTTTTAGATTCTGGAGAGGGATTTATTGAGATTGAAGTAAATGGTGAAAGATCTGTTATATTAACGGTACCTTATCCAAGTGAAAAGAGACTTAATGAAGTTCTGTATGATGGTATGGATGAGGAAGAAGAAAAAGTGAAATCTTATAGTGATAGAATTTTTTTGTTATTTAATTCATTGAAACAGCATTACAGAGAAGATACTATAAATCTAGCAATAGCACATTTATTTACTATGGGGAGCGAAGAAGGTGGTTCTGAAAGAAGCATTCAACTAGGGGGAAGTTATATTGTTGATGGAGAATGTTTTCCTAAAGAATCTCAATATGTAGCTTTAGGTCATGTTCATAAGCCGCAGGTAGTTCCTGGTACACAAAAAAGAATAAGATACTGTGGTTCACCAATTCATTACAATAAGAAAGAAATTTCCTTTGAAAAGAAATGTTTTATTGTTGATGCAAAGGTAAATGAAGAATGTGAAATAAGAGAAATTTCATTAAAAGTATATAAACCAATTGAAGTATGGAAATGTAATAGCATTGAAGAAGCAATTTTAATGTGTGAAGAAAATAAAGATAAAGAATGTTGGGTTTATTTAGAAGTTAAAACAGATAGGTATATAAGAGAAGACGAAATTAAGCAAATGAAGGAATTTAAGAAAGATATCCTTGAAATAATGCCTAAAGTAAAAGGATTGAGCATGGATGATAGTGAAGGTTTGAATCTATCAGAAAAGTCATTTGAAGATATATTTAAAGAATTTTATGAAAAGGAACGAAAAGTGGAACCTGATGAAGAGGTTGTAGATTTACTTTTATCAATTGTAAGCGAGGAGAGTGCTTTAGATGAAACCAATTAA
- a CDS encoding AAA family ATPase, with the protein MKPIKLRIKGLNSFVEEQTVDFEKLTDRGLFGIFGPTGSGKSTILDGITLALYGDVARKSSNYINTNCDRLNVSFEFQISGAEVKRYIAEREFKRNKEGNAISGKCKIIDITNVEEQQVLADKVGTVNDTVKEIIGLNLDDFTRTVVLPQGKFSEFLKLEGKERREMLERLFNLQKYGENLSKKLNGQISKERTNNNILIGQLSGYDDVTVEKLNEKKEELKNSKETLERLKESLEDIEKQYKESDELWKLSLEFDEYKNKEEILKEKEEEIAQFLEKIKLGEAGEKVIPYINAYENTVNEFNNNKEELKALNLTISKIIEEKENIEKTWIKAKEDKENKLPQLILHEQKVQDAIEEEKLLYKIQNDINLLNIEIQKLEHRNKEIEIKLKNIDESIVSKNNEIKEDEKTYEKLRLDESFKEKVQQGMIEEEKYNNLSLIINKNKEKKNSIVKENDKNIIDGKKLKAKLEEKSEILKAESEKLKNLIESCPGEQKDLLQLQEVLVINRDKWKNYNKLNKEITSAHVEIKDLENRILAKKQELIIINEQLKKLKDEQKIVLRENLAQKLREELNEGEECPVCGSVHHFKENIKPIEVSSLKLIEDEINNKESFINNINHDIAKYENSFDNFNNKIRLNKEEIDKLGSEFKENSTEELESRFEKLKNSLEIYTKEKEDLERKINKINNEIIAESGEINALRKVVMASTKQISEIEKDIDDDLKELDLIQNKLVLLKDEINVDNFKKKNDEIKESEKRRESIANTIKCNRKKLEELDKMRVNFNNELTAIKEQLAKNNANLYGFEKNKEEKIKLIKTKVGEEKNLNQLLADLQKEIKYINEIFGDCENNKTKIEKEFESCNETLIKTNSKCDELNKRVNENHAQLEIAIDSEGFKTLGEVKNNIIDKVELDKYKEKVELYKDSLSKIKGALESLSKKIDGRKITKEQYEEIMAIRLQKNEEYKQHNEIKIKLEEEVKGIKAKVEELKELLDKKKSLDHKLALLNDLEKLFKGKKFVEFVASHQLKYVSLEASKRLKEITHGNYGLEVDENGKFIIRDYKNGGAARDASTLSGGETFLASLSLALSLSAQIQLKGTAPLELFFLDEGFGTLDDELLDVVMSSLEKIHNDKLKVGIISHVESIKNRIPVKLLITPAECGIGGSRVKIERS; encoded by the coding sequence ATGAAACCAATTAAGTTGAGAATTAAAGGCCTTAATAGTTTTGTTGAAGAACAAACTGTAGACTTTGAAAAGTTAACTGATAGAGGTCTTTTTGGTATATTTGGACCAACAGGAAGTGGAAAGTCCACTATTTTAGATGGTATAACTTTAGCTTTGTATGGAGATGTTGCGAGAAAGAGCTCTAATTATATTAATACAAATTGCGATAGGTTAAATGTTAGTTTTGAGTTTCAAATATCTGGTGCAGAAGTTAAAAGATATATTGCAGAAAGAGAATTTAAAAGAAATAAGGAAGGTAATGCAATCTCAGGAAAGTGCAAAATAATTGATATAACTAATGTGGAAGAACAACAAGTTTTAGCTGATAAGGTGGGAACTGTGAATGACACAGTTAAGGAAATAATAGGACTTAATTTAGATGATTTTACAAGAACTGTTGTTTTACCTCAAGGAAAATTTAGTGAATTTTTAAAACTTGAGGGTAAGGAAAGAAGAGAAATGCTTGAACGATTGTTCAATCTTCAAAAATATGGTGAAAATCTTTCTAAAAAATTAAATGGTCAAATTAGTAAAGAAAGAACTAATAATAATATATTAATTGGACAGCTTAGTGGATATGATGATGTAACTGTAGAGAAATTGAATGAAAAGAAAGAAGAACTTAAGAATTCTAAAGAAACATTAGAAAGATTAAAGGAGTCATTGGAAGACATAGAAAAGCAATATAAAGAATCAGATGAACTTTGGAAGCTTAGTCTTGAATTTGATGAATATAAAAATAAAGAAGAAATATTGAAAGAAAAAGAAGAAGAGATAGCTCAATTTTTAGAGAAAATTAAATTAGGAGAAGCAGGAGAAAAAGTTATACCATACATAAATGCTTATGAAAATACGGTTAATGAATTTAATAATAATAAGGAAGAATTAAAAGCATTAAATCTAACGATAAGCAAAATCATAGAAGAAAAAGAAAATATAGAAAAAACATGGATTAAGGCAAAAGAGGATAAGGAAAATAAACTTCCCCAATTGATATTGCATGAACAAAAAGTACAGGATGCTATAGAAGAAGAAAAATTATTATATAAAATACAAAATGATATAAATTTATTAAACATAGAAATTCAAAAGTTAGAACATAGGAATAAGGAAATTGAGATAAAACTTAAAAATATAGATGAAAGTATTGTTTCTAAAAATAATGAAATAAAAGAAGATGAAAAGACATATGAGAAATTAAGGCTTGATGAAAGTTTTAAGGAAAAAGTACAGCAAGGTATGATTGAGGAAGAAAAATACAATAACTTAAGCTTAATTATTAACAAAAATAAGGAAAAGAAAAATTCAATAGTAAAAGAGAATGACAAAAATATAATTGATGGAAAAAAACTAAAAGCTAAACTTGAAGAAAAGAGTGAAATCTTAAAGGCTGAAAGTGAAAAACTAAAGAATTTGATAGAAAGTTGTCCTGGAGAACAAAAAGATTTATTACAATTGCAAGAAGTATTAGTTATTAACAGAGATAAATGGAAAAATTATAATAAATTAAATAAAGAAATAACCTCCGCACATGTTGAAATTAAAGATTTAGAGAATAGAATATTAGCAAAAAAACAAGAGTTAATTATAATAAATGAACAACTTAAAAAATTAAAAGATGAGCAGAAAATAGTTTTAAGAGAAAATCTAGCACAAAAGCTTAGAGAAGAGCTTAATGAAGGCGAAGAATGTCCAGTTTGTGGATCGGTTCATCATTTTAAGGAAAATATAAAACCTATAGAAGTATCAAGTTTAAAATTAATAGAAGATGAGATAAATAATAAAGAATCTTTTATTAATAATATTAATCATGATATAGCTAAGTATGAAAATAGTTTTGATAATTTTAATAATAAAATAAGACTAAATAAAGAAGAAATCGATAAGCTTGGAAGTGAATTCAAGGAAAATTCAACAGAAGAATTAGAAAGTAGATTTGAAAAATTAAAGAATTCACTAGAAATATATACAAAAGAAAAAGAAGATTTAGAGAGAAAAATCAATAAAATTAATAATGAAATAATAGCAGAAAGCGGAGAAATAAATGCTCTTAGAAAAGTTGTAATGGCAAGTACTAAGCAAATAAGTGAAATTGAAAAAGACATTGATGATGATTTAAAGGAATTAGATTTAATACAAAATAAATTGGTGTTATTAAAAGATGAAATTAATGTTGATAATTTCAAGAAAAAAAATGATGAAATAAAAGAAAGTGAAAAACGTAGAGAAAGTATAGCTAATACGATAAAATGCAATAGAAAAAAATTAGAAGAACTAGATAAAATGAGAGTGAATTTTAACAATGAATTAACAGCTATAAAAGAACAATTGGCTAAAAATAATGCTAATCTTTATGGTTTTGAAAAGAATAAAGAAGAAAAAATTAAATTGATAAAAACAAAAGTTGGGGAAGAAAAAAACTTAAATCAATTATTGGCTGACCTTCAAAAAGAAATAAAATATATTAATGAAATTTTTGGCGATTGTGAAAATAATAAAACAAAAATAGAAAAAGAATTTGAATCATGTAATGAGACATTGATAAAAACAAACAGTAAATGTGATGAACTTAATAAGAGAGTAAATGAAAATCATGCACAGTTGGAAATAGCTATAGATTCAGAAGGTTTTAAAACATTAGGGGAAGTTAAAAATAATATAATTGATAAGGTAGAACTTGATAAATATAAAGAAAAAGTAGAATTGTATAAGGATAGTTTATCTAAAATAAAAGGTGCACTTGAAAGTTTATCAAAAAAAATAGATGGAAGAAAAATAACAAAAGAGCAATATGAGGAAATAATGGCTATAAGACTTCAAAAGAATGAGGAATATAAGCAGCACAATGAAATTAAAATTAAACTTGAAGAAGAGGTCAAGGGAATAAAAGCTAAAGTTGAAGAGTTAAAAGAACTTTTAGACAAAAAGAAAAGTTTAGACCATAAATTAGCGCTGTTAAATGATTTAGAAAAATTATTTAAGGGAAAGAAATTTGTTGAGTTTGTGGCATCACATCAATTAAAATATGTTTCGTTAGAAGCATCCAAGAGATTAAAAGAAATAACACATGGTAATTATGGATTGGAAGTAGATGAAAATGGAAAATTTATAATTAGAGATTATAAAAATGGTGGAGCTGCAAGAGATGCATCAACACTTTCTGGAGGGGAAACATTCTTAGCATCGTTATCTCTAGCATTATCATTATCAGCACAAATTCAGCTAAAAGGAACTGCACCATTGGAATTGTTCTTCTTAGACGAGGGTTTTGGAACGTTGGATGACGAGTTGCTAGATGTGGTTATGAGTTCGCTAGAAAAAATTCATAATGATAAATTAAAGGTTGGAATAATAAGTCATGTTGAAAGTATAAAAAATAGAATTCCAGTTAAGCTTTTAATTACGCCAGCGGAATGTGGAATTGGAGGAAGTAGAGTTAAAATTGAAAGAAGCTAG
- a CDS encoding 50S ribosomal protein L25: MEALNLSKRMKTICHGTRKERRNGKIPGIIYGKEIGNEMFEVDSLELQKELTATGEHGVITFNMDGKKGTAVIKEVQKSPVEHKIIHLDLEEIAANAKMHTDVSIKIIGKGLLESKGLVWQTQRDLVKVSCIAKDLPKDIELDISNGGAGTVYTFKDLNMGKNVSIVDDISTVIGSISEEERVQEEEEETEE, encoded by the coding sequence ATGGAAGCATTAAATTTAAGTAAAAGAATGAAAACAATTTGTCACGGAACTAGAAAAGAAAGAAGAAATGGAAAGATTCCAGGAATAATATACGGAAAAGAAATTGGAAATGAAATGTTTGAAGTAGATTCATTGGAACTACAAAAAGAACTTACAGCTACTGGGGAACATGGTGTAATAACTTTTAACATGGATGGAAAGAAAGGTACAGCTGTAATTAAAGAAGTACAAAAAAGTCCAGTTGAACATAAGATAATACATCTTGACTTAGAAGAAATTGCCGCAAATGCTAAAATGCATACTGATGTATCAATTAAAATTATTGGTAAGGGTCTTCTAGAAAGCAAGGGACTAGTATGGCAAACACAAAGAGATTTAGTTAAAGTATCATGTATAGCAAAGGATTTACCAAAGGATATAGAACTTGACATTTCAAATGGGGGTGCAGGAACTGTATATACATTTAAGGATTTAAATATGGGGAAGAATGTATCAATTGTTGATGATATTTCAACTGTCATTGGATCAATAAGTGAAGAAGAAAGAGTACAAGAAGAAGAAGAAGAGACTGAAGAATAG